One genomic segment of Mesoterricola silvestris includes these proteins:
- a CDS encoding acyltransferase family protein, giving the protein MRERLASLDVFRGFAIAAMVLVNNPGSWKHVYGPLDHAAWNGCTFTDLIFPFFLFAAGLAMTITLGTRAGGPAALYRILLRRAALIFLIGLGLNLIPAFQPSTVRVLGVLQRIALTLALGGPIVLWGRERAAAAAILGLCGLWLVLELAVPVAGADGVVAAGRLLPGMDFGAWLDRLALPGHLWAHARTWDPEGLLGTLPATATLLLGSLAGRHLAAPAGPRPKWRGLVLSGAALLALGWVLGRALPINKSLWTPSFVAFTGGWAFLALGACHAALDESPRRDLARRLCLPLTIYGMNALFLFVLSGVAARAIQTLRAGGVPLKERAYLALATLPLSAENASLLFAVLFNLVMFAVACAMWRKKWFVKV; this is encoded by the coding sequence ATGAGGGAGCGCCTGGCGTCCCTGGACGTCTTCCGCGGCTTCGCCATCGCCGCCATGGTGCTGGTGAACAATCCCGGCAGCTGGAAGCACGTGTACGGGCCCCTGGACCACGCGGCCTGGAACGGGTGCACCTTCACGGACCTGATCTTCCCCTTCTTCCTGTTCGCCGCGGGCCTGGCCATGACCATCACCCTGGGCACCCGGGCCGGAGGGCCCGCCGCGCTCTACCGCATCCTCCTGCGGCGCGCCGCGCTCATCTTCCTCATCGGCCTGGGCCTGAACCTCATCCCCGCCTTCCAGCCCTCCACCGTGCGGGTCCTGGGCGTCCTCCAGCGCATCGCCCTCACCCTGGCCCTGGGCGGGCCCATCGTCCTCTGGGGCCGGGAGCGGGCCGCGGCGGCCGCCATCCTGGGCCTCTGCGGCCTCTGGCTGGTGCTGGAGCTGGCGGTGCCCGTGGCCGGGGCCGACGGGGTGGTGGCCGCGGGCCGCCTCCTGCCCGGCATGGATTTCGGGGCCTGGCTGGACCGGCTCGCCCTTCCCGGCCACCTGTGGGCCCACGCCCGCACCTGGGATCCCGAGGGCCTGCTGGGCACCCTCCCGGCCACCGCCACCCTGCTCCTGGGATCCCTGGCGGGCCGGCACCTGGCCGCCCCCGCGGGACCCCGCCCCAAGTGGCGGGGGCTGGTCCTTTCGGGCGCGGCCCTCCTGGCCCTGGGCTGGGTCCTGGGGCGGGCCCTGCCCATCAACAAGAGCCTCTGGACCCCCTCCTTCGTGGCCTTCACCGGGGGCTGGGCCTTCCTGGCCCTCGGCGCCTGCCACGCGGCCCTGGACGAATCCCCCCGGCGGGACCTGGCCCGCCGGCTCTGCCTGCCCCTGACCATCTACGGCATGAACGCGCTCTTCCTCTTCGTGCTTTCCGGCGTGGCCGCCCGGGCCATCCAGACCCTCCGCGCCGGCGGCGTCCCCCTCAAGGAGCGGGCCTACCTGGCCCTCGCGACCCTGCCCCTTTCCGCGGAGAACGCCTCGCTGCTCTTCGCGGTCCTGTTCAACCTCGTGATGTTCGCCGTGGCCTGCGCCATGTGGAGGAAGAAGTGGTTCGTGAAGGTCTGA
- a CDS encoding MFS transporter, with protein sequence MKERSPWAWVPTLYFAQGLPYVAVMFLSVVFYKNLGVRNTDIALYTSWLYLPWVVKPLWSPMVDLLGTKRGWVVWLQGALAAAFALLAFLVPAPGFFRLTLAMFWIVAFASATHDIAADGFYLLGLTEKRQAAYVGLRSAFYRAAMITAQGGLVLAAGKLTERTGDPRHAWAAVFAMLGAAFLGFFAWHRWALPRPGADGPSRAKAGLLAESLETFTSFFARRDIALVLGFLLTFRLGEAQAIKMVTPFLLDPAARGGLGLTTAQVGLAYGTVGMIALTAGGIAGGWMISRHGLRRWIWPMTLCVHLPNLAFVYLAALRPSGLGTVAAAVAIEQFGYGFGFTAYIMFMVMISAGRHRTAHYAIATGFMAMGMMFPGMASGWIQEHLGYLRFFLWVCLSTVPSMILTAFLRIDGAFGRREAP encoded by the coding sequence GTGAAGGAGCGGTCCCCCTGGGCCTGGGTGCCCACGCTGTACTTCGCCCAGGGCCTCCCCTACGTCGCCGTGATGTTCCTGTCCGTGGTGTTCTACAAGAACCTGGGCGTGCGCAACACCGACATCGCGCTGTACACCTCCTGGCTCTACCTGCCCTGGGTGGTCAAGCCCCTGTGGTCGCCCATGGTGGACCTGCTGGGCACCAAGCGCGGCTGGGTGGTGTGGCTCCAGGGGGCCCTGGCCGCGGCCTTCGCCCTCCTGGCCTTCCTGGTGCCGGCCCCGGGTTTCTTCCGGCTCACCCTGGCCATGTTCTGGATCGTGGCCTTCGCCTCGGCCACCCACGACATCGCCGCCGACGGCTTCTACCTGCTGGGCCTCACGGAGAAGCGCCAGGCGGCCTACGTGGGGCTGCGCAGCGCCTTCTACCGCGCGGCCATGATCACGGCCCAGGGCGGCCTGGTGCTCGCCGCCGGCAAGCTCACCGAGCGCACCGGGGATCCCCGCCACGCGTGGGCGGCGGTCTTCGCGATGCTGGGGGCGGCCTTCCTGGGCTTCTTCGCCTGGCACCGCTGGGCCCTGCCCCGCCCCGGGGCCGACGGGCCTTCCCGCGCCAAGGCCGGACTTCTGGCGGAGTCCCTGGAGACCTTCACGTCCTTCTTCGCCCGAAGGGACATCGCCCTGGTGCTGGGCTTCCTCCTCACCTTCCGCCTGGGCGAGGCCCAGGCCATCAAGATGGTGACCCCCTTCCTGCTGGATCCGGCGGCCCGCGGGGGCCTGGGCCTCACCACCGCCCAGGTGGGCCTGGCCTACGGCACCGTGGGCATGATCGCCCTCACCGCCGGGGGCATCGCCGGGGGGTGGATGATCTCCCGCCACGGCCTCAGGCGCTGGATCTGGCCCATGACCCTGTGCGTGCACCTGCCCAACCTGGCCTTCGTGTACCTCGCGGCCCTGCGGCCCTCGGGCCTGGGCACCGTCGCGGCCGCCGTGGCCATCGAGCAGTTCGGCTACGGCTTCGGGTTCACCGCCTACATCATGTTCATGGTGATGATCTCCGCCGGCAGGCACCGCACCGCCCACTACGCCATCGCCACGGGCTTCATGGCCATGGGCATGATGTTCCCGGGCATGGCCAGCGGGTGGATCCAGGAGCACCTGGGCTACCTGCGCTTCTTCCTGTGGGTGTGCCTATCCACGGTGCCCTCCATGATCCTGACGGCCTTCCTGCGCATCGACGGGGCCTTCGGGCGCAGGGAAGCGCCATGA
- the murQ gene encoding N-acetylmuramic acid 6-phosphate etherase has product MALPRTEQTSPGHAHLDEYGTLDLVGAFIDDQAAAALAVRAAAGELARAVDAAAGRLEQGGRIIYVGAGTSGRLGLLDSVELHPTFSWPPERALALLAGGPTAVHLAVEGAEDDRDRGAQDLAALGPGPSDVVVVLAASGATPFALGALEAARSAGALTIGIANNPDSPLAAGAEVGITLDTGPEVISGSTRLKAGTAQKIALNTFSSAVMVRLNKVYGNLMVDVRATNAKLVRRAIRLVGAATGAGEDRAREAFEACGGQVKTAIVALGLGLGPDQARERLAAVKGSVRAALKERA; this is encoded by the coding sequence ATGGCCCTGCCCCGCACCGAACAGACCTCCCCTGGCCACGCGCACCTGGACGAGTACGGCACCCTGGACCTTGTGGGCGCCTTCATCGACGATCAGGCCGCGGCCGCCCTGGCGGTGCGGGCCGCGGCCGGGGAGCTCGCCCGGGCCGTGGACGCCGCCGCCGGGCGCCTGGAGCAGGGCGGGCGGATCATCTACGTGGGCGCGGGCACCTCGGGCCGCCTGGGGCTCCTGGACAGCGTGGAACTGCACCCCACCTTCTCCTGGCCCCCGGAGCGGGCCCTGGCGCTCCTGGCGGGCGGTCCCACCGCGGTGCACCTGGCCGTGGAGGGCGCCGAGGACGACCGGGACCGGGGTGCCCAGGACCTCGCCGCCCTGGGGCCCGGCCCCTCCGACGTGGTGGTGGTGCTGGCCGCCTCGGGGGCCACGCCCTTCGCCCTGGGGGCCCTGGAGGCCGCCCGGAGCGCGGGAGCCCTCACCATCGGCATCGCCAACAACCCGGACTCCCCCCTGGCCGCGGGGGCGGAGGTGGGCATCACCCTGGACACCGGGCCCGAGGTCATCTCCGGCAGCACGCGCCTCAAGGCCGGCACCGCCCAGAAGATCGCCCTCAACACCTTCTCCTCGGCCGTGATGGTGCGCCTCAACAAGGTCTACGGGAACCTCATGGTGGACGTCAGGGCCACCAACGCCAAGCTGGTGCGCCGCGCCATCCGCCTCGTGGGCGCGGCCACGGGCGCCGGGGAGGACCGGGCCCGGGAGGCCTTCGAGGCCTGCGGCGGCCAGGTCAAGACCGCCATCGTCGCCCTGGGCCTCGGCCTGGGCCCCGACCAGGCCCGGGAGCGCCTCGCCGCGGTGAAGGGGAGCGTGCGCGCCGCCCTGAAGGAACGCGCGTGA